The Streptomyces spororaveus genome includes a region encoding these proteins:
- the aroC gene encoding chorismate synthase translates to MSRLRWLTAGESHGPALVATLEGLPAGVPVTTELVADHLARRRLGYGRGARMKFEQDEITFLGGVRHGLSQGSPIAVMIGNTEWPKWETVMSADPVDPSLLKETGRNAPLTRPRPGHADLAGMQKYGFDEARPILERASARETAARVALGAVARSFIKEVAGIEIVSHVVELAAAKAPYGVYPTPADVDKLDADPVRCLDADASKAMVAEIDQAHKDGDTLGGVVEVLAYGVPVGLGSHVHWDRRLDARLAAALMGIQAIKGVEVGDGFELARVPGSKAHDEIVSTPEGIKRTSGRSGGTEGGLTTGELLRVRAAMKPIATVPRALATVDVATGEATVAHHQRSDVCAVPAAGIVAEAMVALVLADAVVEKFGGDSVPETRRNVQAFLDNLQIR, encoded by the coding sequence TTGAGCAGGTTGCGTTGGCTGACCGCAGGAGAGTCGCACGGACCGGCACTGGTCGCGACGCTGGAGGGCCTTCCCGCCGGCGTCCCGGTCACCACCGAGCTGGTGGCCGATCACCTGGCCCGGCGCCGGCTCGGCTATGGCCGCGGTGCCCGGATGAAGTTCGAACAGGACGAGATCACCTTCCTCGGCGGCGTCCGCCACGGCCTGTCCCAGGGCTCCCCGATCGCGGTCATGATCGGCAACACCGAGTGGCCCAAGTGGGAGACCGTCATGTCGGCCGACCCGGTCGACCCCTCGCTGCTCAAGGAAACCGGCCGCAATGCGCCGCTGACCCGTCCGCGCCCCGGCCACGCCGACCTCGCGGGCATGCAGAAGTACGGCTTCGACGAGGCTCGGCCCATCCTGGAGCGCGCCAGCGCCCGTGAGACCGCCGCCCGCGTCGCCCTCGGCGCCGTCGCCCGCTCCTTCATCAAGGAGGTCGCCGGCATCGAGATCGTCTCGCACGTGGTCGAACTGGCCGCGGCCAAGGCCCCGTACGGCGTCTACCCGACCCCCGCCGACGTCGACAAGCTCGACGCCGACCCGGTGCGCTGCCTCGACGCGGACGCGAGCAAGGCGATGGTCGCGGAGATCGACCAGGCCCACAAGGACGGTGACACCCTCGGCGGCGTCGTCGAGGTGCTGGCCTACGGAGTCCCGGTCGGCCTCGGCTCGCACGTCCACTGGGACCGCCGGCTCGACGCCCGCCTCGCCGCCGCCCTCATGGGCATCCAGGCCATCAAGGGCGTCGAGGTCGGCGACGGCTTCGAGCTCGCCCGCGTGCCCGGCTCCAAGGCGCACGACGAGATCGTCTCCACCCCCGAGGGCATCAAGCGCACCTCCGGCCGCTCAGGCGGCACCGAGGGTGGTCTGACCACCGGCGAACTGCTGCGCGTACGCGCCGCGATGAAGCCCATCGCGACCGTCCCGCGCGCACTGGCGACCGTCGACGTGGCCACCGGCGAGGCGACGGTGGCCCACCACCAGCGCTCCGACGTGTGCGCCGTGCCGGCCGCCGGCATCGTCGCCGAGGCCATGGTCGCCCTCGTCCTGGCCGACGCGGTCGTCGAGAAGTTCGGCGGGGACTCCGTCCCGGAGACCCGCCGCAACGTCCAGGCGTTCCTCGACAACCTGCAGATCCGGTGA
- the aroB gene encoding 3-dehydroquinate synthase has product MTDQVTRIHVGASAGHDAYDVLVGRQLLGELGSLIGTKAQRVAVIHPEALASTGEALRDDLAEQGYEAVAIQVPNAEEAKTVEVAAYCWKALGQSGFTRTDVIVGVGGGATTDLAGFVAASWLRGVRWVAVPTTVLAMVDAAVGGKTGINTAEGKNLVGAFHPPAGVLCDLAALDSLPVNDYVSGLAEIIKAGFISDPVILDLIEEDPAAARTPEGPHTAELIVRSIQVKADVVSSDLKESGLREILNYGHTLAHAIEKNERYKWRHGAAVSVGMVFAAELGRLAGRLDDATADRHKAVLASVGLPLTYRGDQWSKLLQTMQVDKKSRGNLLRFIVLDGLAKPTVLEGPDPAHLVAAYGEVSA; this is encoded by the coding sequence ATGACAGACCAGGTGACGCGGATCCACGTCGGCGCGAGCGCCGGACACGACGCGTACGACGTGCTGGTCGGGCGGCAGCTGCTCGGCGAGCTCGGCTCCCTGATCGGTACGAAGGCCCAGCGGGTCGCCGTGATCCACCCCGAGGCGCTGGCCTCGACCGGTGAGGCACTGCGCGACGACCTGGCCGAGCAGGGCTACGAGGCGGTCGCCATCCAGGTGCCGAACGCCGAGGAGGCCAAGACGGTCGAGGTGGCCGCCTACTGCTGGAAGGCCCTCGGCCAGTCCGGCTTCACCCGCACCGACGTGATCGTCGGCGTCGGCGGCGGAGCCACCACCGACCTCGCGGGCTTCGTCGCGGCCAGCTGGCTGCGCGGGGTGCGCTGGGTCGCCGTACCGACCACCGTCCTCGCGATGGTGGACGCGGCCGTCGGCGGCAAGACCGGCATCAACACCGCCGAGGGCAAGAACCTGGTGGGCGCCTTCCACCCGCCGGCCGGTGTGCTCTGCGACCTGGCGGCCCTGGACTCGCTGCCGGTCAACGACTACGTCAGCGGCCTCGCCGAGATCATCAAGGCCGGATTCATCTCCGACCCGGTGATCCTCGACCTGATCGAGGAGGACCCGGCGGCGGCCCGCACGCCCGAGGGCCCGCACACCGCCGAGCTCATCGTGCGCTCCATCCAGGTCAAGGCCGACGTGGTCTCCAGCGACCTCAAGGAGTCCGGACTCCGCGAGATCCTCAACTACGGCCACACCCTCGCGCACGCCATCGAGAAGAACGAGCGCTACAAGTGGCGGCACGGCGCGGCCGTGTCCGTCGGCATGGTCTTCGCCGCCGAGCTCGGCCGCCTCGCGGGCCGCCTCGACGACGCTACGGCCGACCGGCACAAGGCGGTCCTCGCCTCCGTCGGGCTGCCGCTGACCTACCGCGGCGACCAGTGGTCCAAGCTGCTCCAGACCATGCAGGTCGACAAGAAGTCCCGTGGCAACCTGCTGCGCTTCATCGTCCTCGACGGGCTGGCCAAGCCGACCGTCCTGGAGGGTCCCGACCCGGCGCACCTGGTCGCCGCGTACGGCGAGGTGTCGGCGTGA
- a CDS encoding shikimate kinase yields the protein MTAGPLVVLVGPMGSGKSTVGALLAERLGVRYRDTDADIVAAQGRPISDIFVDEGEPYFRELEREAVATAVAGHTGVLALGGGAVLDEGTRGLLAGLPVAYLSMDVEEAVRRVGLGAARPLLAVNPRRQWRELMEARRPLYTEVARVVVPTDDRTPEEVAQAVLDALELKDV from the coding sequence GTGACGGCCGGACCGCTCGTCGTCCTCGTCGGCCCCATGGGGTCCGGCAAGTCCACGGTGGGGGCGCTGCTCGCCGAGCGGCTCGGCGTCCGCTACCGGGACACCGACGCCGACATCGTCGCGGCCCAGGGCAGGCCGATCTCCGACATCTTCGTCGACGAGGGCGAGCCGTACTTCCGTGAGCTGGAGCGGGAGGCGGTCGCCACCGCCGTCGCCGGGCACACCGGAGTCCTCGCCCTCGGCGGCGGCGCCGTCCTCGACGAGGGCACCCGCGGGCTGCTGGCCGGCCTGCCCGTCGCCTATCTGTCGATGGACGTCGAGGAAGCCGTACGGCGCGTGGGCCTCGGCGCCGCGCGCCCGCTGCTCGCCGTCAACCCGCGCCGCCAGTGGCGCGAGCTGATGGAGGCCAGGCGCCCCCTGTACACCGAAGTCGCGCGCGTCGTCGTGCCCACCGACGACCGCACACCCGAAGAGGTCGCCCAGGCGGTCCTCGACGCTCTGGAGTTGAAGGACGTATGA
- a CDS encoding shikimate dehydrogenase: protein MSRIRAAVLGSPIEHSLSPVLHRAAYQELGLDDWSYDRFEIDEAALPQFVAGLGPEWAGLSLTMPLKRAIIPLLDGISDTAASVETVNTVVFTEDGRRLGDNTDIPGIVAALHERGVEKVPSAAVLGAGATASSALAALARICSGEVTAYVRSAARADEMRQWGERLGVPVRTADWSEAAAALSAPLVIATTPAGTTDALAASVPEGAGTLFDVLYDPWPTALAAAWSRRGGQVVGGLDLLVHQAVLQVERMTGRTPGPLAAMRAAGERALAAR, encoded by the coding sequence ATGTCACGCATAAGGGCCGCGGTGTTGGGTTCGCCCATCGAGCACTCCCTCTCACCGGTGCTGCACCGCGCCGCTTATCAGGAGCTCGGCCTCGACGACTGGTCGTACGACCGCTTCGAGATCGACGAGGCCGCGCTCCCGCAGTTCGTGGCAGGACTCGGCCCCGAGTGGGCCGGGCTGTCCCTGACCATGCCGCTCAAGCGGGCGATCATCCCGCTGCTGGACGGCATCAGCGACACGGCCGCCTCCGTCGAGACGGTCAACACGGTCGTCTTCACCGAGGACGGCCGGCGCCTCGGCGACAACACCGACATCCCCGGGATCGTCGCCGCGCTCCACGAGCGCGGCGTCGAGAAGGTGCCCTCCGCCGCCGTTCTCGGCGCGGGGGCCACCGCCTCCTCGGCGCTCGCCGCCCTCGCGCGGATCTGCTCCGGCGAGGTCACCGCGTACGTCCGCTCGGCGGCCCGCGCCGACGAGATGCGGCAGTGGGGCGAGCGCCTCGGCGTACCCGTCCGCACGGCCGACTGGTCCGAGGCGGCCGCGGCGCTGTCCGCGCCCCTGGTGATCGCCACCACCCCGGCCGGTACCACCGACGCCCTGGCCGCGTCCGTACCCGAAGGGGCGGGCACCCTCTTCGACGTCCTGTACGACCCCTGGCCGACCGCGCTGGCCGCCGCCTGGTCGCGCCGGGGCGGCCAGGTCGTCGGCGGACTGGACCTCCTCGTCCACCAGGCCGTGCTCCAGGTCGAGCGGATGACGGGCCGGACCCCGGGCCCGCTCGCCGCCATGAGGGCCGCAGGAGAGCGGGCGCTGGCCGCCCGTTAG